The Arachis hypogaea cultivar Tifrunner chromosome 14, arahy.Tifrunner.gnm2.J5K5, whole genome shotgun sequence genome has a segment encoding these proteins:
- the LOC112744369 gene encoding subtilisin-like protease Glyma18g48580, translating to MNNCNLYLRIVVSSFLLSSFLLEAVHGSKRCYIVYMGAHSHGSSPTSFDMEAATNSHFDLLASVLGSNEKAKEVMIYSYNKHINGFSALLEEEEAAVIAIKPNVVSVFLSKEHKLHTTRSWEFLGLRRNAKNTAWQKGRFGENTIIANIDTGVWPESRSFSDKGYGSVPSKWRGGNVCQIDSLPGSRKTPCNRKLIGARYFSNAYEASVGELNPKLHTARDFEGHGTHTLSTAGGNFVPGAHIFAVGNGTAKGGSPRARVAAYKVCWSITDPASCHEADVLAAIDQAIADGVDIISLSAGGRQVVSPEDIFTDAVSLGAFHAISANILLVASAGNDGPTPATVVNGAPWIFTVAASTLDRDFSSTITLDNGQQITGGSLSVTLQSNQAFSLISSTDAKHANATIRDAQLCKAGTLDPAKVKGKVVNCQREGNIKSVGEGLEAYSAGAMGMLLQNQKKQGKTLTNEAHMLTTVDYAPPPPSPPTSSQPLRKPNYDLITATALSPPLPPPTTVRLSQAKTVIGRKPAPVMASYSSRGPNKIQPSILKPDVTAPGVNILAAYSLFASASGLLVDTRRGFQFNVLQGTSMSCPHVSGIAALVKTLHPNWSPAAIKSAIMTTATTLDNTNKPIQDAFDNELATPFAYGSGHVQPNLAVDPGLVYDLHLNDYLNFLCASGYDQQAVSALNFNNTFVCKGTHSINDLNYPSITLPDLKLSAVTVTRTLTNVGPSGTYNASAKLDGYKINVVPSSLTFTKINEKKTYKVIVQASSVSQLYKYQFGEVIWTDGKHRVRSPIAVQRRK from the exons ATGAACAATTGTAATCTTTACCTTCGAATTGTTGTTTcatcatttcttctttcttctttcttgctgGAAGCTGTCCATGGAAGTAAGAGG TGTTACATTGTATACATGGGAGCACATTCTCATGGCTCAAGCCCTACCTCTTTTGATATGGAAGCTGCCACAAATTCTCACTTTGATTTACTAGCTTCAGTTTTGGGAAG CAATGAGAAAGCGAAAGAAGTCATGATATACTCATACAATAAGCACATCAATGGGTTCTCCGCGCTGCTTGAAGAGGAAGAAGCAGCAGTAATTGCCA TAAAACCAAATGTAGTGTCAGTGTTCTTGAGCAAGGAACACAAACTTCACACAACAAGGTCGTGGGAATTTCTTGGACTTCGCAGAAATGCTAAGAACACTGCATGGCAAAAGGGTAGATTTGGTGAAAATACAATCATCGCCAACATTGACACTG GGGTATGGCCGGAATCGAGAAGCTTCAGTGACAAAGGATATGGCTCTGTCCCCTCAAAATGGCGTGGGGGTAATGTTTGTCAAATAGACAGCCTCCCTGGCTCTAGAAAAACTCCTTGCAACAG GAAGCTTATTGGAGCAAGATACTTCAGCAATGCTTATGAAGCGAGTGTTGGGGAGCTGAACCCAAAGTTGCATACAGCGCGTGATTTCGAAGGCCACGGTACCCACACTCTATCAACCGCCGGTGGTAATTTCGTGCCCGGTGCACACATATTTGCGGTTGGAAACGGCACTGCAAAGGGAGGATCCCCAAGAGCAAGAGTTGCAGCTTATAAGGTTTGTTGGTCCATTACCGATCCTGCCAGTTGCCATGAAGCTGATGTCCTGGCAGCAATAGACCAAGCCATAGCCGACGGCGTCGATATCATCTCCCTCTCCGCCGGCGGCCGCCAAGTTGTCAGCCCAGAAGATATATTCACTGATGCTGTCTCCCTTGGAGCCTTCCATGCGATTTCTGCCAATATTTTGTTAGTTGCTTCTGCTGGGAATGATGGCCCAACTCCTGCAACTGTTGTCAATGGAGCTCCATGGATATTCACCGTTGCTGCTAGCACCCTCGATAGAGATTTCAGCAGTACCATTACCCTTGATAACGGTCAACAAATCACG GGAGGGAGTCTTTCTGTAACGTTACAATCTAACCAAGCCTTTTCTTTGATCTCTTCTACCGATGCTAAACATGCCAATGCCACAATTCGAGATGC TCAACTTTGTAAGGCAGGAACACTTGACCCTGCAAAAGTTAAAGGCAAAGTGGTGAATTGCCAAAGAGAAGGGAATATAAAATCCGTTGGTGAGGGTTTGGAAGCTTATTCCGCAGGTGCAATGGGAATGttgttgcaaaatcaaaagaaacaGGGGAAAACACTTACCAATGAGGCTCATATGTTGACTACTGTGGACTATGCACCACCACCTCCATCTCCGCCTACTTCTTCTCAACCACTACGCAAGCCCAATTATGATCTCATAACTGCTAC AGCTCTAAGCCCGCCCCTGCCCCCGCCCACCACAGTAAGGCTCTCCCAAGCCAAAACAGTGATTGGAAGGAAGCCAGCTCCAGTTATGGCTTCCTACTCATCTAGAGGACCCAATAAGATTCAACCATCAATACTCAAG CCTGATGTGACTGCACCTGGAGTAAACATACTTGCTGCCTATTCACTCTTCGCAAGTGCCTCTGGCCTCTTAGTGGATACTCGTCGTGGCTTTCAATTTAATGTGCTGCAAGGAACTTCTATGTCTTGCCCTCATGTTTCTGGTATTGCTGCACTTGTCAAAACTCTTCATCCTAATTGGAGTCCCGCAGCCATTAAATCCGCAATCATGACTACTG CAACCACACTTGACAACACGAACAAGCCAATTCAAGATGCGTTTGACAATGAGTTAGCAACTCCTTTTGCTTATGGCTCAGGACATGTGCAACCTAACCTTGCAGTTGACCCTGGACTTGTTTATGATCTACACCTTAACGATTATTTGAACTTCTTATGTGCTTCAGGATACGACCAACAAGCTGTTTCAGCACTTAATTTCAACAACACTTTTGTTTGTAAAGGAACTCACAGTATAAATGACTTAAACTACCCTTCAATCACATTGCCAGATCTTAAATTGAGTGCGGTAACGGTTACTCGTACACTCACCAATGTGGGGCCCTCTGGAACATACAATGCAAGTGCCAAATTGGATGGATACAAAATTAATGTTGTTCCCAGTTCCTTAACTTTTACAAAGATTAATGAAAAGAAGACATATAAGGTGATTGTGCAGGCATCAAGTGTGAGTCAACTTTATAAATATCAATTTGGTGAAGTGATTTGGACAGATGGAAAGCATAGAGTTAGAAGTCCAATTGCAGTCCAACGCCGCAAGTGA